A single window of Myxococcales bacterium DNA harbors:
- a CDS encoding acyltransferase domain-containing protein, with amino-acid sequence MTDHHVPLAIVGVSALFPGSTDATGFWRDILAGRDLIRDVPPSHWLIEDYYDPDPSAPDKTYSKRGAFLDDVAFDPLKFGVPPSIVPATDTSQLLALIVAQQVLEDATHGALGDATRDRTSVILGVTSGQELLASMVSRLQRPVWANSLRDAGVAESKVEEICERIAAHYVPWQESSFPGLLGNVVAGRIANRLDLGGTNCVTDAACASTFAALSMAANELYLGESELVICGGVDTLNDIFMYMCFSKTPALSPTGDCRPFSERADGTLLGEGMAMVALKRLADAEQNGDPIYAVLRGIGSSSDGRAKSVYAPRPEGQAKALLRAYEHAGYGPDSVELVEAHGTATKAGDAAEFAGLRAAFDSSGRTDRQWCALGSVKSQIGHTKAAAGAAGLFKTVMALHHKVLPPTIKVESPNPELSLPTSPFYLNTETRPWVRKADHPRRAAVSSFGFGGSNFHLTLEEYTGAARKPRLRAAPDELVLFGADTPGELLARLRDVDAGEGLAFLARQSQADWAGKVAGARLAIVAKDEQDLRAKLADALTRIESSPDAAFSTPRGVHYGVGAGRPPVALLFPGQGSQYVGMGAELAMAYDAAIGVWDLAATTGLELHDVVFPTPVFDDAARGEQSAKLMRTEWAQPAIGATSLSYLRLLRTMGLEPHSVGGHSYGEVTALCAAGVFDEAAMLRLARTRGELMAAAAAQPGAMIAVSAKLEELRPIVEPVDGLVVANHNAPTQVVLSGPLEAVEKARAELRRLGISFRDLPVHTAFHSSVVSASVEPFRKALRDVEMRPPTVPVYANSLAAPYSREIVDVLAEQIANPVRFVEQIEAMYAAGARVFLEVGPGSVLTGLTTRILEGREHLAVSVDRQGKHGISCLHEALAALVASGVALDLTSLFAPYEVALAASAAGKPKMVLQLNGSNYGKPYPPKNGAAGRTPPNLDIALGVSQPAHLAAQERPNSDAPTEYNVTDSSKGNATSNHASGANGQGTNGGSQAYAAPARVAGAAPSAHALRTSPTELASVTMVAPAWTHSYQEMQRQTAEAHMSFQNAMAQAHIAFLQTAEQAMTGLASMVTGSELPAGRQLAYAPQALTAPAALAYVAHAPAPAPIYAAPAPVHAAAPVYAPAHAAPPPAPSPAPVHAAPAPSPAPAPAPAPAVAAASAAPAPDMTALLLEVVAEKTGYPAEMLSLEMALEADLGIDSIKRVEILASIRARQPNLPDVDTKEMAKLATLGDVVTYMKSSLGGNGASKESSPPKVGSAATP; translated from the coding sequence ATGACCGACCACCACGTCCCCCTCGCCATCGTCGGAGTGAGCGCCCTGTTTCCGGGCTCGACCGACGCGACCGGTTTCTGGCGCGACATCCTCGCGGGTCGCGATTTGATCCGCGACGTACCGCCGTCGCACTGGCTGATCGAAGATTATTACGATCCCGATCCGAGCGCACCGGACAAGACCTACTCCAAGCGCGGTGCGTTCCTCGACGACGTTGCCTTCGACCCGCTGAAGTTCGGCGTGCCGCCCAGCATCGTGCCGGCCACCGACACCTCGCAGCTGTTGGCGTTGATCGTCGCGCAGCAAGTGCTCGAAGACGCGACCCACGGTGCCCTTGGCGATGCGACCCGCGATCGCACGAGTGTGATCCTGGGGGTCACCTCCGGCCAAGAGCTGCTCGCATCCATGGTCAGCCGCTTGCAGCGGCCGGTCTGGGCCAACTCCCTCAGGGACGCCGGCGTTGCCGAGAGCAAGGTCGAGGAAATCTGCGAGCGCATCGCCGCGCACTACGTGCCCTGGCAGGAGAGCTCGTTCCCAGGACTGCTGGGCAACGTCGTGGCGGGCCGCATCGCCAACCGGCTCGATCTGGGCGGTACCAACTGCGTCACGGACGCCGCTTGCGCCAGCACGTTTGCGGCGCTCTCGATGGCTGCGAACGAGCTGTACCTGGGTGAGTCGGAGCTGGTGATCTGCGGCGGGGTCGACACGCTGAACGACATCTTCATGTACATGTGTTTCAGCAAGACCCCCGCGCTCAGTCCGACCGGCGACTGCCGACCGTTCTCGGAGCGCGCTGACGGCACACTCTTGGGTGAAGGCATGGCGATGGTCGCCCTCAAGCGGCTGGCGGACGCCGAGCAGAACGGCGATCCGATCTACGCGGTGCTCCGCGGCATCGGCAGCTCATCCGACGGTCGCGCCAAGAGCGTCTACGCCCCGCGGCCCGAGGGTCAGGCCAAGGCGTTGCTTCGCGCGTACGAACACGCCGGCTATGGACCCGACAGCGTCGAGCTGGTCGAGGCCCACGGCACGGCCACCAAGGCCGGTGACGCCGCCGAGTTCGCGGGTCTCCGCGCGGCCTTCGACAGCTCCGGGCGCACGGACCGACAGTGGTGCGCTCTCGGTAGCGTCAAATCGCAGATCGGGCACACCAAGGCTGCGGCCGGTGCTGCTGGGTTGTTCAAGACGGTGATGGCGCTGCACCACAAGGTGCTGCCGCCGACGATCAAGGTCGAGAGCCCGAACCCGGAGCTGTCGCTGCCAACGAGCCCGTTCTATCTGAACACCGAGACCCGGCCGTGGGTCCGCAAGGCCGATCACCCTCGACGCGCGGCCGTCAGCTCGTTCGGTTTTGGTGGCTCGAACTTCCACCTCACGCTGGAGGAGTACACGGGCGCCGCGAGGAAACCGCGCTTGCGAGCGGCCCCCGACGAGCTGGTGCTCTTCGGCGCCGACACTCCGGGAGAGCTGCTGGCGCGATTGCGCGACGTCGACGCCGGCGAGGGACTCGCGTTTCTCGCGCGACAGTCCCAGGCCGACTGGGCCGGCAAGGTAGCGGGCGCGCGCCTCGCCATCGTCGCGAAAGACGAGCAGGACTTGCGGGCGAAGCTCGCGGACGCTCTGACCCGGATCGAGAGCTCGCCGGACGCAGCGTTCTCGACTCCGCGCGGCGTGCACTACGGGGTGGGCGCCGGGCGCCCGCCGGTGGCGTTGCTCTTCCCGGGGCAGGGGAGCCAGTACGTCGGCATGGGAGCCGAGCTGGCAATGGCCTACGACGCTGCCATCGGGGTCTGGGATCTCGCAGCCACCACGGGGCTGGAGCTGCACGACGTGGTGTTTCCGACGCCGGTGTTCGACGACGCTGCGCGAGGCGAGCAGTCGGCCAAGTTGATGCGCACCGAGTGGGCGCAGCCTGCCATCGGCGCCACCTCACTCTCCTACCTGCGCTTGCTGCGCACGATGGGCCTCGAGCCACACAGCGTCGGGGGTCACAGCTACGGCGAGGTGACCGCGCTGTGTGCTGCGGGAGTGTTCGACGAGGCCGCCATGTTGCGCTTGGCCCGCACTCGCGGCGAGCTGATGGCCGCGGCCGCCGCCCAGCCGGGCGCGATGATCGCGGTGTCTGCGAAGCTCGAGGAGCTCAGGCCCATCGTCGAACCAGTCGACGGACTCGTCGTTGCGAACCACAACGCTCCGACCCAGGTGGTGCTCTCGGGACCCCTCGAGGCGGTGGAAAAAGCCCGAGCAGAGCTGCGACGTCTGGGGATCTCGTTCCGAGACCTGCCGGTTCATACGGCCTTCCACTCGTCCGTGGTGAGTGCATCGGTCGAGCCCTTCCGGAAGGCCTTGCGCGACGTCGAGATGAGACCGCCGACCGTGCCGGTCTACGCCAACTCGCTCGCGGCGCCCTACTCGCGGGAGATCGTCGACGTGCTCGCGGAGCAAATCGCGAACCCCGTGCGTTTCGTCGAGCAGATCGAGGCGATGTACGCCGCGGGCGCGCGCGTGTTTCTCGAGGTGGGGCCTGGCTCGGTGCTCACCGGGCTGACCACGCGCATCCTCGAGGGTCGCGAGCACCTTGCCGTGAGCGTCGATCGCCAGGGCAAACACGGCATCAGCTGTCTGCACGAAGCCCTCGCGGCGCTGGTTGCGTCGGGGGTGGCCCTCGACCTCACGTCGCTCTTCGCGCCCTACGAAGTGGCGCTGGCTGCGAGCGCCGCGGGCAAACCCAAGATGGTTCTTCAGCTCAACGGTTCGAACTACGGAAAACCCTATCCGCCCAAGAACGGCGCGGCAGGGCGCACCCCGCCCAACCTGGACATCGCTCTCGGCGTTTCCCAGCCAGCTCATCTCGCCGCGCAAGAGCGGCCCAACTCGGACGCACCCACGGAGTACAACGTGACAGACAGTTCCAAAGGCAATGCCACCAGCAACCACGCTTCCGGGGCCAACGGTCAGGGGACCAACGGCGGCTCCCAGGCCTACGCCGCCCCGGCCCGCGTCGCCGGAGCTGCTCCCTCCGCGCACGCACTCCGGACCTCGCCAACGGAGCTCGCATCCGTAACGATGGTCGCGCCCGCCTGGACCCACAGTTACCAGGAGATGCAGCGGCAGACAGCCGAGGCGCACATGTCGTTCCAGAACGCCATGGCGCAGGCCCACATCGCGTTTCTGCAGACCGCAGAGCAGGCGATGACCGGGCTCGCCTCGATGGTGACGGGGTCCGAGCTCCCGGCCGGGCGGCAGCTCGCCTACGCACCGCAAGCGCTGACCGCGCCCGCGGCTCTAGCGTATGTGGCGCACGCGCCTGCGCCCGCGCCGATCTACGCGGCGCCCGCTCCAGTCCACGCCGCTGCGCCGGTGTACGCGCCCGCCCACGCGGCGCCCCCGCCCGCACCGTCCCCCGCTCCAGTCCACGCGGCTCCCGCGCCGTCGCCCGCACCTGCGCCTGCACCCGCACCCGCCGTCGCTGCGGCGTCGGCGGCCCCCGCGCCGGACATGACCGCGCTCTTGCTCGAGGTGGTCGCGGAGAAGACCGGCTACCCCGCCGAGATGTTGTCCCTCGAGATGGCCCTCGAAGCGGATCTCGGCATCGACTCCATCAAGCGGGTCGAGATCCTCGCCAGCATCCGTGCGCGGCAGCCGAACCTGCCGGACGTCGACACGAAGGAGATGGCCAAGCTCGCCACCCTCGGCGACGTCGTCACGTACATGAAGTCGAGCCTGGGTGGGAACGGCGCATCCAAGGAGTCCAGCCCCCCAAAAGTCGGCTCGGCCGCTACACCTTAG
- a CDS encoding SDR family NAD(P)-dependent oxidoreductase produces MGPIADAIAAALCRRGINAQSCDEIPDAATSVVFVGGLAPELDDDAQIDVCRQAFRALKSFAARALEHGGSFVTLQDTGGDFGISGHERAFLAGLAGLVKTADLEWPLASLKAIDVARAGANETELAERIVDELLAGGPEIEVGLSGDRRLCPRSVLAPIATKAEPRASVLVCSGGARGVTAATLIALARRSPSKIALLGRTALEEEPAPCRGVEGEANLKRALMLAAKAEGLPVEPAKIGGRVARVLAMREVGETLAALAAAGAEVMYLPTDVADRESVATALEQVRQRFGPITALVHGAGVVADKNIVDKSDEQLERVLAPKIGGLRALLAALAEDPLHTIVLFSSVAGRTGNVGQCDYAMANEMLNKVAARERRRRPGSVVKSLGWGPWEGGMVTPALKAHFEAHGVALIPLEVGAKMLVDELAEADSEVELVLGGEPRRAAIAGEARPHSFVLRVARESHPHLTDHRIEGTVVLPVVQVLEWFTRAAEAITGRRVAAIEHIRLFRGVTLPRFDHGGDALALRAATSSDGARIALSLCDVVEPNQRYYAAEAVLCDTLPVAAPERAPDDELMLSPRPGAIYGDSLFHGPELQVIRNVQGVSDGGIVGELDTTASRAWRDGPYRTDMAALDGGLQLALLFSEHCLGGRALPTALGAYQRFTAAPPVGPVSCTLIGRAQKPTTTSDITFRDAQGKVVARLCGVETHQRP; encoded by the coding sequence ATGGGCCCGATCGCTGACGCGATCGCGGCGGCGCTGTGCCGGCGTGGAATCAACGCGCAGAGCTGCGACGAGATCCCCGACGCCGCCACCTCGGTCGTGTTCGTCGGCGGGCTCGCGCCCGAGCTGGATGACGACGCCCAGATCGACGTCTGTCGGCAGGCGTTTCGTGCGCTCAAGAGCTTCGCGGCGCGCGCGCTCGAGCACGGCGGTTCGTTCGTCACGCTGCAGGACACCGGGGGTGACTTCGGGATCAGTGGCCACGAGCGTGCCTTCCTGGCAGGCCTTGCCGGCCTGGTGAAGACAGCGGATCTGGAGTGGCCGCTCGCGTCGCTCAAGGCCATCGACGTGGCCCGTGCGGGTGCGAACGAGACCGAGCTAGCGGAGCGAATCGTCGACGAGCTCTTGGCGGGCGGTCCCGAGATCGAGGTGGGGCTGAGTGGCGACCGCCGACTGTGCCCGCGCAGTGTGCTCGCCCCGATCGCCACCAAGGCCGAGCCCCGCGCTTCGGTCCTCGTGTGTTCGGGCGGAGCCCGTGGCGTGACGGCCGCGACCTTGATCGCGCTCGCGCGGCGCTCGCCGTCGAAGATCGCGCTCCTGGGTCGCACCGCCCTCGAGGAAGAGCCCGCGCCGTGTCGGGGCGTCGAGGGGGAGGCAAACCTCAAACGCGCGCTGATGCTGGCGGCCAAAGCCGAAGGCCTGCCGGTCGAGCCGGCAAAGATCGGCGGGCGCGTCGCGCGAGTGCTCGCGATGCGCGAGGTCGGCGAGACGCTCGCCGCGCTGGCGGCGGCCGGTGCCGAGGTGATGTACCTGCCCACGGACGTGGCAGATCGCGAGTCGGTGGCGACCGCGCTCGAGCAGGTGCGCCAGCGTTTTGGTCCCATCACCGCCCTCGTTCACGGTGCGGGAGTGGTCGCTGACAAGAACATCGTCGACAAGAGCGACGAACAACTCGAGCGCGTCCTGGCCCCGAAGATCGGCGGCCTGCGGGCTCTCCTGGCAGCGCTCGCTGAAGATCCGCTGCACACCATCGTGCTGTTTTCTTCCGTGGCCGGACGCACGGGCAACGTGGGCCAGTGTGACTACGCGATGGCCAACGAGATGCTCAACAAGGTGGCCGCACGCGAGCGACGTCGCCGTCCGGGTTCGGTCGTGAAGTCCCTGGGTTGGGGGCCCTGGGAGGGCGGCATGGTCACGCCTGCCTTGAAGGCCCACTTCGAAGCCCACGGCGTGGCGCTCATTCCCCTCGAGGTGGGCGCAAAGATGCTGGTCGACGAGCTTGCCGAGGCGGACTCGGAGGTCGAGCTCGTGCTCGGTGGAGAGCCGCGGCGTGCAGCCATCGCCGGTGAGGCGCGCCCTCACAGCTTCGTGCTGCGTGTGGCTCGAGAGTCGCACCCCCATCTGACTGACCACCGCATCGAGGGCACCGTGGTCTTGCCGGTGGTGCAGGTGCTCGAGTGGTTCACCCGCGCCGCAGAGGCCATCACCGGTCGTCGTGTCGCTGCCATCGAGCACATTCGGCTGTTCCGCGGCGTGACCTTGCCGCGCTTCGACCATGGGGGTGATGCGCTGGCGCTCCGCGCTGCAACGAGCAGCGATGGCGCGCGGATCGCCCTGAGCTTGTGCGACGTCGTCGAGCCGAACCAACGCTACTACGCGGCGGAGGCGGTGCTGTGTGACACGCTGCCGGTGGCGGCCCCGGAGCGCGCGCCCGACGACGAGCTCATGCTCTCTCCACGCCCGGGAGCCATCTACGGTGACTCGTTATTTCACGGGCCCGAGCTCCAGGTCATTCGCAACGTTCAGGGTGTGAGCGACGGGGGCATCGTCGGAGAGCTCGACACCACCGCTTCACGAGCCTGGCGGGACGGTCCGTATCGGACGGACATGGCGGCCCTCGATGGCGGGCTCCAGCTCGCGCTGCTCTTCAGTGAACACTGCCTGGGTGGGCGGGCGCTGCCCACGGCGCTCGGCGCCTACCAGCGCTTCACCGCTGCGCCGCCCGTCGGCCCCGTCTCCTGCACGTTGATTGGACGCGCGCAGAAGCCAACCACCACGAGCGACATCACCTTCCGTGATGCGCAGGGCAAGGTCGTCGCACGCCTGTGCGGCGTCGAGACCCATCAACGACCATGA